From one bacterium genomic stretch:
- a CDS encoding RNB domain-containing ribonuclease — MSEPTTSSRHDLQTIARRAMVERGFLPDFGAGVLTELGAILGPAATQIPSVRDLSGLLWASIDNDDSLDLDQLSVAEPLADGSMKVLVAIADVDALVGRTPAINARAQHNAMSVYTVAQVFPMLPERLSTDLTSLGEGQERLAIVIEMVTDSDGTVVGSDLYRATVVNHGKLAYNAVAAWLA; from the coding sequence ATGAGTGAACCCACAACCTCAAGTCGACACGACCTCCAGACCATTGCACGGCGCGCGATGGTCGAGCGCGGCTTCCTGCCGGACTTCGGCGCCGGCGTGCTCACAGAGCTGGGGGCCATCCTCGGACCTGCCGCGACGCAGATTCCGTCCGTCCGCGACCTGAGTGGATTGCTTTGGGCGTCCATTGACAACGACGACTCGCTCGACCTCGATCAGCTCTCGGTCGCCGAGCCCCTGGCCGACGGGAGCATGAAAGTCCTCGTCGCGATTGCCGACGTGGACGCCCTCGTGGGACGAACCCCGGCGATTAACGCGCGCGCGCAACACAACGCGATGTCCGTCTACACGGTCGCACAGGTCTTCCCCATGCTCCCGGAGCGGCTGTCAACGGATCTGACCTCGCTCGGAGAGGGCCAGGAGCGACTGGCCATCGTCATCGAGATGGTGACCGACTCGGACGGCACCGTGGTGGGGTCGGATCTGTATCGGGCCACAGTGGTCAACCATGGCAAGCTCGCGTACAACGCCGTAGCGGCGTGGCTCGCGG
- a CDS encoding PRC-barrel domain-containing protein — protein MLVPFGTRVVDSEGKAVGTVRYVVLHPDTRQVGGLVVHQGVMKSRELIVPIGKIANASQTIQLTLRASDLDTLPLFHGQHLRPMPDHWEMPAGFDERDFFMVGGGGWTEANIPFMETSPTVSGTPAYVQDKDSVRDPEEPEIAAGMPVYDSMGQRVGDVESISIDPVSDKITWIVVRRGHLFARESTIPASLIKSVTDRITLNASTQAVRRLEPA, from the coding sequence ATGCTCGTTCCTTTTGGCACCAGAGTGGTTGACTCAGAGGGCAAGGCCGTCGGAACGGTTCGCTATGTAGTCCTGCACCCGGACACTCGACAGGTTGGCGGGCTCGTCGTGCATCAAGGGGTGATGAAGAGCCGTGAGCTGATCGTGCCTATTGGCAAGATCGCCAATGCCAGCCAGACGATTCAGCTCACCCTGCGGGCCTCGGATCTCGACACCCTTCCGCTCTTCCACGGGCAGCATCTCCGTCCAATGCCAGACCACTGGGAGATGCCTGCGGGATTCGACGAGCGTGACTTCTTTATGGTTGGCGGGGGTGGCTGGACCGAAGCCAACATTCCCTTCATGGAGACCTCTCCGACCGTATCGGGCACACCGGCTTATGTCCAGGACAAGGACAGTGTGCGGGATCCTGAAGAACCCGAAATCGCCGCCGGGATGCCTGTCTACGACAGCATGGGCCAGCGTGTTGGCGATGTGGAATCAATCAGCATCGACCCAGTCTCGGATAAGATTACGTGGATCGTGGTTAGGCGTGGGCATCTTTTTGCGCGGGAAAGCACCATTCCGGCCAGTTTGATCAAATCCGTCACCGACCGCATCACGTTGAATGCATCGACCCAAGCGGTCAGGCGGCTCGAACCCGCTTAG
- the mgtA gene encoding magnesium-translocating P-type ATPase — MSNPASITAQTDIQQGPLSGLFDHLRTSTQGLTSQEARKRLAEVGPNDPSPARHISLFVQVLSLFANPLVLILLLAALVSGALGEIVNASIIVVIVLLNVGLNFIQTYRAESAVERLRAQVAPTATALRDGHWQEVPRREVVPGDIIRLSAGDLVPADARLVDAQDLHVQEAALTGESMPVEKEATDLARAESGPAAHNMVWLGTSVASGTARAVVVATGRATEFGDIAARLSARPPETEFDRGTRQFGWFIMRTVFFLVLFVFFTGAALHHNALESFLFAVALAVGLTPENLPMITAVTLGQGATRMARQNVIVKHLSAIQNFGSIDILCSDKTGTLTSGEMVLDQHLDPLGQSSDRVLLLASLNSAYETGIRSPLDEAILKRGVRPPMDAASPDHDGADRNMYRKLDEVPFDFERRRLSVVVEKDGERLLITKGAPEGVLVQTIAYEVDGLQHPFDAAARPRIEGVYRKLSEDGFRVLAVAYRAVPQQEAYRTADERELVLAGFLAFTDPPLKDAVEVLSAMRRDGVTVKILTGDSDLVARHLCTKVGLEPGRIVLGEEVARMTDPALGQVAERTTIFARVSPAQKNRILLALKRRGHVVGFLGDGINDAPSLHAADVGISVAGGVDVAKDAADIILLERSLQVLHQGILEGRKAFGNVMKYLLMGTSSNFGNMFSMAGASVVLPFLPMLPTQILLNNFLYDFAQITIPTDNVDETFMQKPRKWNIATIRDFMLVIGPISSVYDFLTFYVLLNVFHASPTLFHTGWFVESLATQTLVIFVIRTAGNPLLSRPSPALAATTLLVVLIGILLPFSPLAGPLGFVPLPGGFFAFLAAVTITYLLLVEIAKRGLMRRLMV; from the coding sequence ATGAGCAATCCTGCTTCGATCACCGCCCAGACCGACATACAACAGGGTCCTCTTTCGGGCCTCTTCGACCACCTACGCACGTCTACCCAAGGCCTGACGAGTCAGGAGGCCCGCAAGCGCCTGGCGGAGGTTGGCCCAAACGACCCATCGCCTGCCAGACACATCAGCCTTTTTGTCCAAGTGCTTTCCCTATTTGCCAACCCCCTAGTGCTGATTCTCCTCCTTGCCGCCCTCGTGTCCGGCGCGTTGGGCGAGATTGTCAACGCTTCGATCATCGTCGTCATCGTGCTGCTCAACGTCGGACTGAACTTTATCCAAACCTATCGCGCGGAGAGTGCAGTAGAGCGCCTCCGGGCGCAGGTGGCGCCGACGGCAACCGCGCTTCGCGACGGGCACTGGCAGGAGGTGCCACGGCGCGAGGTCGTGCCGGGAGATATCATCCGCCTGTCGGCTGGAGACCTCGTCCCAGCGGATGCCCGCTTGGTCGATGCCCAGGACCTCCACGTGCAGGAGGCAGCCCTGACCGGCGAGTCGATGCCGGTCGAAAAAGAGGCCACCGATCTCGCACGCGCTGAATCCGGTCCGGCCGCGCACAACATGGTGTGGCTCGGCACGTCGGTCGCGAGTGGAACAGCCAGGGCGGTCGTGGTGGCGACCGGTCGAGCCACCGAATTTGGAGATATCGCGGCCCGCCTCTCGGCTCGGCCGCCCGAAACCGAATTCGACCGCGGCACCCGGCAGTTCGGGTGGTTCATCATGCGCACAGTCTTTTTCTTGGTGTTGTTTGTGTTCTTCACCGGGGCCGCGCTCCATCACAACGCACTGGAATCGTTTCTGTTCGCAGTCGCACTTGCTGTCGGCCTGACGCCCGAGAACCTGCCGATGATTACGGCGGTCACGCTGGGGCAGGGCGCCACACGAATGGCACGGCAGAACGTGATCGTCAAGCACTTATCGGCGATTCAGAACTTCGGCAGCATCGATATCCTCTGCAGCGACAAAACCGGCACGCTGACTAGTGGGGAGATGGTACTGGACCAGCATCTGGATCCGCTGGGACAATCTAGTGATCGCGTTTTGCTGCTTGCCTCTCTCAACAGCGCCTACGAAACGGGGATCAGGAGCCCATTGGACGAGGCCATCTTGAAGCGAGGCGTCCGGCCCCCGATGGACGCCGCGAGCCCCGACCATGACGGGGCGGACCGCAACATGTATCGGAAGCTCGACGAGGTCCCGTTCGATTTCGAGCGACGGCGGCTGTCGGTGGTGGTTGAGAAAGACGGCGAGCGTCTCCTGATCACCAAGGGCGCGCCCGAGGGGGTGCTCGTTCAGACGATCGCCTACGAGGTAGATGGGCTGCAGCACCCCTTCGATGCCGCCGCGCGGCCGAGGATCGAGGGGGTGTATCGGAAGCTAAGTGAGGACGGGTTCCGCGTGCTGGCGGTCGCCTACCGCGCCGTCCCGCAGCAGGAGGCTTACCGGACAGCCGACGAGCGGGAGTTGGTGCTCGCCGGCTTCCTCGCGTTCACCGACCCGCCTCTCAAGGACGCCGTAGAGGTGCTGAGCGCGATGCGACGGGACGGCGTGACGGTGAAGATCCTGACAGGAGACAGCGACCTTGTTGCTCGACATCTGTGCACAAAAGTAGGGTTGGAGCCGGGTCGCATCGTTCTCGGGGAGGAGGTGGCCCGCATGACCGACCCGGCGCTGGGCCAGGTCGCTGAGAGGACCACTATCTTCGCACGGGTGTCCCCCGCCCAGAAGAACCGGATCCTGCTCGCCCTCAAGCGTCGAGGCCACGTCGTGGGCTTTCTCGGCGACGGCATCAACGATGCCCCCTCCCTGCACGCCGCCGACGTCGGCATCTCGGTGGCTGGCGGCGTTGACGTGGCAAAGGATGCCGCCGATATCATCCTGCTCGAACGCAGCCTGCAAGTCCTGCACCAGGGGATCCTCGAAGGGCGAAAGGCTTTCGGCAACGTGATGAAGTATCTCCTCATGGGGACCAGTTCGAACTTCGGGAATATGTTCAGCATGGCCGGCGCGTCGGTCGTCCTGCCGTTCCTTCCTATGCTGCCCACCCAGATTCTACTCAACAACTTCCTGTACGATTTTGCGCAGATCACGATCCCCACCGACAACGTCGATGAGACTTTTATGCAGAAGCCGCGGAAATGGAACATCGCGACGATCCGGGATTTCATGCTCGTCATCGGCCCGATCAGCTCAGTCTACGACTTCCTGACGTTCTACGTGCTCCTCAACGTGTTCCACGCCTCCCCCACCCTATTTCACACAGGCTGGTTCGTGGAGTCGCTGGCCACTCAGACCCTTGTGATCTTCGTCATCCGGACGGCGGGCAACCCGCTTCTGAGCCGGCCGAGCCCGGCGCTCGCCGCGACGACCCTCCTGGTCGTCCTCATCGGGATCCTGCTCCCGTTCTCCCCGCTGGCCGGCCCGTTGGGGTTCGTACCGCTCCCAGGCGGGTTTTTCGCGTTTCTGGCCGCGGTCACCATCACCTACTTGCTGCTGGTCGAGATCGCGAAGAGAGGTCTCATGCGGCGGCTCATGGTGTAA
- a CDS encoding universal stress protein, which yields MSASQGTTRERNISLSRILAPTDFSPGATKALHWAVAVKTAFHAELVVLHVVDLDALAYIGGDPTLGRPSQLVPAELLEQIRADAEQALSRITESFPGIQPMVREGSPREIILQVAQELGANLIVMGTHGRSGMARVAFGSVADHVSRHSKVPVLTVREPETA from the coding sequence GTGAGCGCGTCCCAGGGCACAACGAGAGAACGAAACATCTCGTTGAGTCGGATCTTGGCCCCAACAGATTTCTCACCGGGTGCAACGAAGGCGCTCCACTGGGCCGTGGCCGTCAAAACCGCATTTCACGCCGAGCTCGTCGTTCTCCACGTTGTAGACTTAGATGCTCTCGCCTACATTGGCGGAGACCCGACCCTCGGCCGCCCCTCTCAGCTCGTCCCGGCCGAACTGCTGGAACAGATTCGCGCCGATGCCGAGCAGGCGTTGTCTCGAATAACCGAGTCATTCCCAGGAATCCAACCGATGGTGCGTGAAGGGTCCCCCCGAGAGATAATCCTTCAGGTTGCCCAGGAACTCGGTGCCAACCTCATCGTCATGGGGACGCATGGCCGGTCGGGAATGGCTCGTGTGGCATTCGGCAGCGTCGCAGACCACGTCAGCCGCCATAGCAAGGTACCCGTTCTCACGGTTCGCGAACCTGAAACCGCGTGA
- a CDS encoding CsbD family protein has protein sequence MNSDELKGKRRQFRGQIKKEWGKLTDDDLNQVEGNYDILIGKIQEKYATSREEIGRRLDALQASESAPPR, from the coding sequence GTGAACAGCGATGAATTGAAAGGCAAGCGGAGGCAGTTCCGGGGGCAGATCAAGAAAGAATGGGGCAAGCTCACCGACGACGATCTGAATCAGGTCGAGGGGAACTACGATATCCTAATCGGCAAGATTCAGGAGAAGTATGCGACCTCGCGCGAGGAGATCGGGCGGCGGCTGGACGCCCTGCAGGCCAGCGAGTCCGCCCCACCCCGGTAA
- a CDS encoding DUF1269 domain-containing protein, with product MSKFVVAIFPTEAKAYEGTRVMKDLQAEGSVAVYGMTVVTKGADGKLAVKEAADKGPLGTGVGALTGGLIGLIGGPAGAAAGLAGGALIGSWSDLFNLGVGRDFLDKVSRELTLGKTAVVAEVEEDWVTPLDTRMEAVGGTVLRQGRADFEHEQIQQEVNADKAELAELQTEYRQAREEDKAKLKARIDETRAKLQSAAERVKAKRERLQRETDAKIKALQEQRAKAKADDKAKFEQRIAKLRADYDRGNDKLIRAAELWVDAETLAP from the coding sequence ATGAGTAAATTCGTGGTGGCGATTTTCCCGACGGAGGCAAAGGCCTATGAAGGCACACGTGTTATGAAGGACCTTCAGGCGGAAGGCAGCGTCGCGGTCTACGGCATGACCGTTGTCACCAAGGGCGCCGATGGAAAGTTGGCCGTGAAGGAAGCGGCGGACAAAGGGCCGCTCGGCACGGGAGTCGGCGCCCTGACGGGGGGGTTGATCGGCTTGATCGGTGGTCCGGCCGGGGCTGCGGCCGGCCTCGCCGGCGGTGCATTGATCGGCAGCTGGAGCGACCTGTTCAATCTCGGGGTCGGCAGGGATTTCCTCGACAAGGTCTCCCGGGAACTCACGCTCGGCAAGACCGCGGTGGTCGCCGAGGTGGAGGAAGATTGGGTCACTCCCCTCGACACCCGGATGGAGGCGGTCGGTGGCACGGTGCTGCGTCAGGGGCGGGCCGATTTCGAACATGAGCAGATCCAACAAGAAGTGAACGCGGACAAGGCGGAACTCGCGGAACTTCAGACAGAATACCGCCAGGCCAGGGAAGAGGACAAAGCCAAACTGAAGGCCAGGATCGACGAGACACGGGCGAAGCTTCAATCGGCCGCTGAACGGGTCAAGGCGAAGCGGGAGCGGCTGCAGCGCGAGACAGACGCCAAGATCAAGGCACTCCAGGAGCAGCGCGCGAAGGCAAAGGCCGACGACAAGGCCAAATTCGAACAGCGTATCGCCAAACTTCGTGCAGACTATGATCGAGGCAACGACAAGCTGATCCGGGCTGCGGAGCTGTGGGTGGACGCCGAAACCCTCGCACCCTGA